The nucleotide sequence GCGGTCCCCCGGCGCCGAACTTGCCTTTGGGCTTTGAAGGAGGAATTTCGTCCTCTTTCTGCTCTCCAGGCGCACCCGCTGGCTGACCCCTGTTTCCATCATCTTGTGTCATAAGCATTTAACCCTTGTGACCCACGATTAAGATGTTCTTTTCCTCGATTTCTTCCTCTTTCAGCGCCCTCTTTTTCGATGCCTGGAGCAGTCCACGAAGACCGCCGACCGGCGCCGGTGTTGATTCCCTGGTTTCGGCGTGAGCCTGCATCCAGGCATCCAGTTCACTGCGCCGATATCTCACGGCCTTATTGAGACGGTATCGCCTCAGCCCGGGCAATCCTTCGAGGGTGCGCACCGACACAGACAGGTAGGCCGCCGTTTCCCGCTTATCGAGATAGCGGTCACCGGCGAGGTAGACCAGCACCTCGCTCACGGGGACCACGCTCCGAAATAGGGCACCGTCAGATTTCATGGCGCTTCAAGCATCCTCATAAGGGGCTTGCGTTTCTTTAAATCG is from Terriglobia bacterium and encodes:
- a CDS encoding helix-turn-helix domain-containing protein, giving the protein MKSDGALFRSVVPVSEVLVYLAGDRYLDKRETAAYLSVSVRTLEGLPGLRRYRLNKAVRYRRSELDAWMQAHAETRESTPAPVGGLRGLLQASKKRALKEEEIEEKNILIVGHKG